From the Helianthus annuus cultivar XRQ/B chromosome 17, HanXRQr2.0-SUNRISE, whole genome shotgun sequence genome, the window TAAGTGTAATTTTTATGTGTACAacttaataaatatttttttttaaatgaggcCAGTGTAGGATTGTTAAGGGGGCCGTGTCCGCGAGGTCGAACCCGGCTTAAACCTGAATATGACACAGACCTGAAAAAACAATCAAATTCTGGAAGGTACCCAACTGCCCACTTTAACTCTATCTTTATTAACTTTTCATGGCACTGTCTTAGTCAAGGCTTTTATAAGAAAAGAGAACATGTTATCCATGCTGTTTGCTTGATGACAGCCTGGTGCATCTGGCTGCACCGAAACAATAAGGTTTTCAATCGGAAAAACAGTTCGGTCAACATGGTGGCGGAAGATATTAAAGTTAGCACTTTTTGGTGGATGACAAGAAGGGCCAAAAGAGCTGGCCTCACTTTGGATAGCTATTTACATGATTGAGCAGGATGCTTTACCAACATTTCCAAAATGTAGAAGCATTTGCACGTATCGAAAAAGAGCCAGGGCTTTCATTTGATGTGTTCTTTTTGTTATGAAGATGCCACTCATagtaaaaagaattacttatACAGGTTGATTATTGCTGGGCTGATTGAACTTCCAGTAGATCATGTGGAAAAGAAACTGTCATAGATGATATTGGACAACAACATAGAACACTAGATCATGATATTGActtatatatgtttttaatatcaTTTTAAGGTTTGAATTATGCTACTGTCCCTTATTATCGACTCCGCAGCAACGCGCGGGTTACCCACTAGTATACACATAATAATGCCCTTATAGACTTCCAATCATTAATCTCCTTTTTGAACTTTAAATCCattaaaagagttaaatgcccgcatagtccctgtgatttacctttttttcatgtttagtccctaactttttaaaattacaactatagtccccaacttttgcaattttgttcccggatagtccctagcgcggatggaggttagtttttggtgttaagtgggtGCGAAATGACTACAATACCCttgtttataaaaatatatttattactTTAAAAAATCTGATTAAATCATTTTAATGGGCCCCACCATTTTcttaaaatataaaaaactaaACTCATCCACCCAACCTCACCTTTATCCCCACATACAGCCTGTCTTCCCCGACAAAACCCACCCCTCCAGCAACCACCCAACTCCGAGCACCCCAACCCCCTACAGCTGCAGTTCTGGTCGTCCATCTGATTCCTAACCAGTTGTGGAAGATATTAACTTCTTGCCACAACCTTTCAGCGGCCTTTGCCTTCTGAGTGCTTATATGGTCATCAGTAGCATTGAGGAATTTTTCCACAAGCGTGACATATTCAAGACCTTCCATCACACTTTTGTACAAACGATCAACTTCAACCTTTTCAATATTTGGAAGAGTAATGGCAATCGTTGTTAGGGTTACCACCATTAAGCTCCTACAATTTTGACGATCATTGTTGTCAAACGTGTTAGCTCCTTGATAACCTACAGTACATTTACTTTTAATTAGGTACATCAAATATATGGGTTGTTTTGTTTCACCCTTTTGGACTAATTGCTCCAAAGATTTTGAAAGCGCTTCCAATGTTCTATCAGCAGGTTCCTGTTTATCTTCAAGTTTCAAAACAGGGTGAGTATGTTGAAGATGGTGGTTGTGGGTCCCACAAAGAATGATTGGAAGGGGTTGATTGGGTGAGGGGTTGGGTGGGGTCTATTGAATTTTTAAATGTTTTACTGTTTTTATTAATTTGTTTTGTagtaagggcattttagtaatttcatacatagttaacaccaaaaactaaccctcatctgcgccagggactatccgggaacgaaattgcaaaattcaactttttatttaaaaatttgaggagttgcatatatatatatatatataggctaatgctagacaaaaaaccctaaaaattttaggaaactctggaaactcaaagctcccgactttttttttgaaaaaaataacacatgtaatatacatgtttttaagagttttgggcaaaaaaaaaaaaaaacaaaaaagcgccaagtacttttttttttaaaaaataaacaagttccagAAACTTCggtgactaacatgtgttagacaaaaaatgctgaaagttgctgaaatttgtttttttcttttaaaaaaaaaaccctttgggaactttgagtttttttttcaaaaaaaaaaaagtcgggagctttgagtttcccgggtttcttaaatttttagggttttctatatagctcaaccctatatatacacatatatatatatacatatatatatacatatatatatatatacatatatatatataggcaaattgaaaataaataatcccaactcactgttattggccaataataatcccaactcatttaatcaccaataataattcgaactattcacttttgtttgtaaaatactcccacattaaaaaaaacactaactaggttaaaatattgctgatgtggcttaacaTGTGTGGATTGACATGGCTGGTTAACATCTTACCTGTGTATAAAATGATTATCGGCCCATTTGCACACACAATCGACTGAATTTGCCCAATTtgtagaattagggttttgaaggagagtgcgattgtgtgtgcaaatgaggctgataatcattttttacacaggtaagatgttaaccagccacgtcagtccacacatgttaagccacatcaacaatattttaacctagttagtgtttttttaacgtgggagtattttacaaacaaaagtgaatagttcggattattgttggtgattaaatgagttgggattattattggccaataacagtaagttgggattatttatttctaatttgcctatatatatatactatataataatacATATAAAGAAAAATGtggttttatataattttaaaagttAATATAACTAAgactgtatgtatgtatgtatgtatgtatgtatgtatgtatgtatgtatgtatgtatgtatgtatgtatgtatgtatgtatgtatgtatgtatgtatgtatgtatgtatgtatgtatgtatgtataaagttCACGAACTACATATTTGTAGCTCGTCGATTTTAATTCTCGTAAATATCATTAACATATATATTATGACTCATTCTATATATTACAATTTCGTAATGTTTATTAAGATAAATAATACAATGATGCATTGATTCGATTGTTCATCCTTGTGTGATGAAAACAAAGAGAAATGTTATTTGGAATTTGGATGTTTTGTCAAAGCATACAATTTTGAGAGCATAGATGATTAATTAAAGCTTTTCCAATACCTCATTTGTGTGCCGTTTGGAATCTAAGGTGGCACAAAGATTTCAGATGTCCCTATGGTAATCCTCGTAATTAATGAACGGATTAGACGTTTAAAATTTTAAACTCAACAAATGGAGGTTTGAAAGGCCCACCATCACATCTCTCTCACAAATAGTAGTAAATAGTCCGCTTAATACCATGTCATTCTCTCAATAATAAATGATTCCACTAAATGTTACGTGATAATTTCACATGCTACGTCAATtataataagagtaaattacaagttttgtcctttatgtttacatcaaattgcaggcggtgtcctttatctttaaaattgatgagttttgtacttaatgttttaaaatcctacacgttatgtcctttagccccaacccagttaaatttttctgttaaatctgatcatgtgacttgcacatgagggcatatTTGTCTTTTCACTGTTACAGGGACTATTCTgcaaatatataatatattaggactcttgtttaaaataaaaaaaatatatacaaatccTAAAATATAGTCTTCACTCTTTCTCTTTCACACAAACATCTCTCTATCTCTATATcacttaccaccaccaccatccaccccaCCGCCACCACTTACAGCCACCTGCTGCAACCACCTCCAACCCAACccacccatctctctctctctttcgctCTCTCTCTCCCAGCCGTATAACCCACCAGTCGTTGCCCCCACCATCGCCCAacaaccaccgccaccaccgccggtAGAAACTCCGGCAAGATTTTCCGACCAAAAGGTGTTTAAGAAGCTCTGTCCGAGAGGCGTTAGCATAGCTACCAAGATACAAAAACTCCGACAAGATTTTCGATGCAAAGACACTAACTTGAATGAGAGATTTCTTAAATCCGATTGAATACGATGACCATAAATCCCACAAAGTTCACCTTCTTCATCTTTGTGGTAGTGGCCACAGATCCCACATTGGTTATCTCTTTCCCTCTTCCTCATTCTTGAACAGGGGCCAACAACCGGCAAACAAAAGCTATTAAAAAACGATTGCTTCTGCTTCCGAAGATCAAGCATGGAAGATGGCACCGAATCGGAGCAAATTTCTGATGATTTCACTTGCGCCGTTTGCCTGTAACGTCTACACCTTTCGATTTCaccatttttaattttaatttcgCATAATATTCGTGATTTCTCCGGATTTTCTTATGAGAATTTGCGATTGAGATGCAATTATTGTTCGTTTTTCTCaagtttttgtgattttttgttGGATTTAGGGTAGCTTAACTTGTTCTGTTGTACAGAAGTTTGGTATGTAGAGAATTTGGGGGAGAAAGGATGAGAGAGAGAAGGGAGagttttatatttctttttttagtGTTTTACATAAAGTCACTGAATAATAATTTATTGCAAAATAGCCCCTGAAAGATAAAATGACAAacatgccctcatgtgcaagtcacatgaccatatttaacaaaaaaaatctgactgagttaggagtaaaggacataacgtgcaagattttgaaacgttaaggacaaaacttgtcaattttaaagacaaaggatagcgcctgcaatttggtacaaacataaaggacaaaacttgtaatttactcttataatAATAAGTAAATTAACATAATGATCACTCTCCACCTTAATAAATAATTCTAAATAAACCTTATCTCATTCAGAATAAATCGATATACAATGATGCTTGGTTTAATAAAGTATACTATGTGATATAGAGATAAAAATATAAGATTTATTTTATCTCTTAAATATATCAATTTTACATATTAGAGATCAAGATTATATTCGCCTCTATGACATACGATAAATGGtcattataattttttttttttaatatgtgaGCATCCTTTAAAATCAAAAGCCTTTAATAGTTAGTTTATTATTATCTACAACAAaattgttattatttttattagagtaaattgccatttttgCTCCTGAGGTTTGTCCCAAATTGCCACTTTAGTacaagtagttttttttttctcctctgggtttctgagttttctattttttttgccattttttgTCGAACCTATTAACTTCGTTACAAAATGTCACTTAACTCACACTAAATAGTTTTGTAgttgctattttcatccaaaaatcattgttttattttattcagctatatatatatatatatatagggtaatgatCATTTCAGAatcataaatatttacagaactcgcagaactcctaataaacaatctttttatttatatatttttatgtttaggataatatTATCaattattatgtgtatttttatgattacctacatgttaagagtaattttatcattttttatatttaaatttataattacacatatgtatactagttttttttacatatatgtaattagttattacacatatatataatttggctattagacatatgtaaactacttttaacatgtatgtaatcataaaaatacatataatagatgataaaaagatcctaaatacaaatatatatatatatatatatatatatatatatatatatatatataaaatgattgttatttaggagttctgaaagttctgcaattatttagagttctaaaatgaacccaaccctatatatatgtaaaactttaactaaaaaaaataaaaatacatattgatatataaaaaaaacctttaatttttaaaaaaatagaatattaattaatatatattaaaaaacctttaaaattattaaaaatatttttatatataataaaaatccaCCAATTCTGTTACCGCCCACCTCCACCACCCATCACCCCCACCTCGCACGTATAAAACAATAGAATTTATAATGTGTGGTAGAGGTGGGTGGTGGAGGAGGTTGATAGTGGTGTGTGGCGGAGGTGGATGGGTTGGCTATTAAAAGGACACACCTCGTAgttttatcctacactttaaattaatttattttcttcttttaaaatttattttttaaaataagttacaaatttaatgtagttacctattaAAAAGGAAGAGTACCAATTAATAATCTATCTAAGTTTATCAACGtacccttacactaatattaaatacagaaattaaatgaagtaaaatgaattattcttattggttgaagttttttcttttttgttcttACAAAAATTTCTTCACATTTGAACCatccattatatatatatatatatatatatatatagtcttaggatcctgtaaaaaggacatttttcgtgagaagtgtgagaaggcatAAGAATTGATATATAGGCATCATGTTTTGGACTTGGTATAatgttttggcaagaaaaacaccaaacataacaatttaagacaCAATGCAATGAATTATAGACTTAAAACTTAAAGCACCATACCAAGAACGTTAAGTAGTGTCTTTTAAGTgttaagtagtgtgttttagttgtgttttaaatttcacgCCCATAATACATTGCattttgttttaaattgttatctttggtgtttttcttgccaaaacaacccaaaacatcatgcctaagtccaaaacatgatgcCTACATGTCAATTTCAATGCCTTACAGAAACCTCACCctatatttacatatatatatatatatatatatagggagaagatcatgcgagaaccacctcttattgcgagaaccgcgagaaccaatgtgaacacaaccaaaaatgcttaaaaatagctaaaaatcacacaattttttttaatatttttttatataaaaatcgctacttttcgaagccaaaaaaaaaaataaaaaaaaatgtttttaaaaaaaaaaaaaaaattttgccactaaaagtagcgatttgagcataaaaaacattaaaaaaatttagatttttttttatttttttagattttttaggggtttagtttttagcattttagcttggggagggggtttaggtttttggggttggaggggggggggttaggttttttttttttttttttgggggggggggggggttagttttttttttgggggggggggtgggggttaggttttttttagctattttaggttgtgttcacattggttctcgcggttctcacaataaatggagttctcgcatgagcccctccctatatatatatatatatatatatatatatatatatatatatatatatatatataagtttgtAAACAAACCGGACATTCACCGAAGCATTCATCAATTGCTCGGTTGGAAgttcgttcatgttcgtttatttaattaaTGAACAGTCATGAATAAAACTTTTTGTTCATTTTGTTAAATGAACGAAAATGAACACATATTTCgttttttatttatgtttgtgaacgttCGTTTAAGCTTTTTCATTTACTTTTGTGaacgttcgttcgtttatgttcaagTCTTTTTTCATTATATATATTCATTAAAGATTATTAGGCCCATTAGAATTagtgtaatttatgaaattaaaATATCACCCATTACAATTTAGTTTagtttggttgtttttttttagtCTAAGACATTGTTattttatatttacttttaatttaCGTTAGATTAGTTATGTTCGTTCGTGAACCGTATGTTTAAACTATTAAGAAACAAACATAAATGAGCATGAACACGTTTATTTTCTTAACGATTGAACACGGATAAGAAAACCTCGTTCTTTAATTATTCATGTTCAATCATTTGTTTGGTAAaaattaaacgaacaaacacgaacatgtgGCATTCGTATTCGTTTGGTTCGTCTACAAGCCTAATTTTATTTGATGCTATAATGTGACACGTTTGTAATGTCTAGCATCGAATATGCTCTTGCATGTCCAAAAGATTGATTAATTTAATTGTATCTCAAGTGTCTCATTGAAATGGTGACCATTTGAATCCTTATATATACCGATGACCTTGTTATGCTTTTTCACACACTTCCTTGCAAGTCATCACTAGATTATTAAACAAGGATATATGATGGGTTCTAAGCTTTTAGTCTTTGCATTCGTTGTCTTTATATTTTGCACCATTAACATAGCTAATAGTAGAAATCTTTCTGAAGATCAGAAGAAGACAATTAGTGAGCATGGCGGGAGTATAGGTGGCACAGTAGGTGTTGGTGTAATAGGAGGTGGTTCTGGTGGTGGTGAGGGAATAGGAGGAGTCAGAAAACGTGGCGGTGAAGCAGGAGGCGTTGTTATTGACTATgaaggagaaggagaaggagGTGGTGGAGACCCTCCCGGTGGCGAAGGTGGTGGAGCAGGCGGCCTATTTGATGACAGAGGAGGTGGTGGAGACTAAAAACGGAATATGGTTATAACCATAAAACCATTGGGAGCAAAACACTTTCTATAATCCATCTAGTTATAACTAAAAATACATGGTACAACTTTATATATGTGTTTATTAAGCATATGTTTCCTATCCTTGTTTAACATGGTACAActttatatatgtgtgtattaaGCGTATGTTTCCTATCCTTGTTTATGTATTATGCATCACATGAAATAATAAGGGTATTTCTGTAAATGCTTCATCCAGTCTTTTATTTATAACAATTTCATATCTCAAATACTTGAACTCCGCACCTTATATGGATCACAAAAAAGCATTTTAATTTGCATGGATTTTCAATAACCATCTGTATACGTATATATCTTATGCAAATTCAATCTCAAAACAAACCAGAATAATTTGAGATTGACAACGGAACCAAAAAACTAGAGAAATCAAAGATTAAGACCAATTACTAGGATATTTACATCAAAGAATGTTAATATTGATTTTCATTATATCCGTAACCTCAATATATAATAATACATGGATTGACCTGATCTAGGAAATGATAAGATTTCAAATATATTGACCTTTTCTATGCAACATATTCTATACAAATATAATATTTGTGAATTCCTAATACTAATAAACCAACACTGATCGTCTAATCTTGCATGCTGAACTTCAATCTATGAAAATGATGATCGGTTTTCCAACTTCAGTctgtttattaatatttaatattaataggTTAGTCTTTGATCCTAGTTGTAAATGTCAGTTGTAGCATCCATATTTTGTTTCACACTTATATTCAATATATAAAATCTCTCATAATAGGTcccattttttttcaaacatatgTGCAAGTGTATTTAAACATCTAACGTGATTAAAAACCCCAATTGTAATTCACGTTATATGTTACATAATTACAAAATCGAGTACTAGTTGGTAGGTACATCCACACATCAATATTTTAAGATAACAGGTTTACATAGATATCGATACCGAGGCTCTTATCAATCTCAACCCGGTTTTCTTCAAAAGCATTGATTTAAACATAGCTAGCTAACAGTCTAACACTAAGTGAGTACATACATTGAAAAGGAGAGCGATTTTGATATATGAAGGGTTTGATCATGCATTGATGATATTGTGAAAGGGTAATTAACCATCTGTGATTGATACTGCGAAAAGGAGTACGGGGAGTGGTGGGAAGCACAGTTTAGGATTTTTAAATTTAGGAATAGTTCCCCAGTTTACGTTAATGAGTTAGTTAGCATATTGGAGAAGTTAAAGGTGAAAGCGAAAATGAAGGTCGTGCTGATGCCACGAAATGGAGATGTGCTATTTACGCATGTGAATATTACGCTGGCGCGAAAGGCACTTGGGTACAAACCGTCGACGGATTTGGAAACAGGATTGGCGAAGTTTGTTAAATGGTATCTTGAGTTTTATGGTGGGAAGAAGAAGACTTCTTGGTGAGTTGATGAACAGGTTAAAGTGTTAAACTATGGACCCTTACTTGATTATGATCTTTTATTATGTTATGATCTTTTATTATGTTTGGTCTGTGAAGAAAGACCAAGTTAACCCAGAGGTTTAACTTGTGGGATTAGTCTCGTTCACAAAGGTTAATCTTCTTTCCTTCCTCGTCTAATGGCTTCTTGATCGTAAAATAGTCCTGCAAAACGAAACAACACCGTCAACCTCCTTACAAGTAGGAGGTGGagggttctccttgtaaccacctTCTGCGGTG encodes:
- the LOC110924178 gene encoding glycine-rich protein DOT1-like translates to MGSKLLVFAFVVFIFCTINIANSRNLSEDQKKTISEHGGSIGGTVGVGVIGGGSGGGEGIGGVRKRGGEAGGVVIDYEGEGEGGGGDPPGGEGGGAGGLFDDRGGGGD